A window of the Zootoca vivipara chromosome 14, rZooViv1.1, whole genome shotgun sequence genome harbors these coding sequences:
- the PTX4 gene encoding pentraxin-4 produces the protein MCVALGMLGTRKMLSIFMILAAVCLQGTLVQQPGTAERRKLFFERFRRLEEQFRRFQEVTLTRLQEIAGNYNVSYNIDAKFEQLLSKHQGLESAANESHAAMQEELSHLKALVKKLQNKSKKQDSKLGALEEALRERDHEKVAELQQERRLLANLTQEVESHREDTQAVHAGQRILQKALESLQDALKSQGSKLDELEQQLKSPVHNEVLLPNHLTATQLLNRVPQEQEPEAAGGQNPTVKKLHGKQRQRKKLLQESTRLAALSQGRGLQSRSPSGQEAPQQQEAEAERPPLPEPQALRQQEAVMDKASEEQEQSEAPRKPGTICNVDSMLFFPNASTENFATFTPGFQAGLLELSLCSWVSTSANYLGTILSYATEDNDNKLVLHGRDAAPRNSIHFVIGDPAFRELPVGRILDGKWHHICVIWSSIQGRYWFYVDRRLASMGSKFQKGYEIPPKGSLVLGQEQDTMGGGFEPSESFVGYLAGLAIWDRALSPGEVSGIAIGRGLPRGTIFTLANVSALHGAMQKVNCTCLEHCL, from the exons TTCCGGCGGTTCCAGGAGGTCACCCTGACGCGCCTTCAGGAGATTGCTGGGAATTACAACGTCTCCTACAACATTGACGCCAAGTTCGAGCAGCTGCTGAGCAAGCACCAGGGCCTGGAGTCCGCTGCCAACGAGAGCCACGCAGCCATGCAGGAGGAGCTGAGCCACTTGAAGGCTCTGgtgaagaagctgcagaacaAGAGCAAGAAGCAAGACTCGAAGCTCGGGGCCCTGGAAGAAGCCTTGCGCGAGAGGGACCACGAGAAGGTGGCAGAGCTGCAACAGGAGAGAAGACTCCTGGCCAACTTAACTCAAGAAGTTGAGAGCCATCGAGAGGACACCCAGGCCGTGCACGCTGGCCAAAGGATTCTCCAGAAAGCCCTGGAGAGTCTTCAGGATGCCCTGAAAAGCCAGGGCAGCAAGCTAGATGAGTTGGAGCAGCAGCTCAAGAGCCCCGTGCACAATGAGGTCCTTCTGCCTAACCACCTAACTGCCACTCAGCTGCTGAACCGCGTCCCCCAAGAGCAGGAACCAGAGGCAGCCGGCGGGCAGAACCCTACCGTGAAAAAGCTCCACGGCAAGCAGCGCCAGAGGAAGAAACTGCTCCAGGAGAGCACGCGGCTTGCAGCCCTGTCTCAGGGCAGGGGGCTGCAGAGCAGATCCCCTTCGGGTCAGGAAGCTCCCCAGcagcaggaggcagaagcggaaCGGCCTCCTCTGCCGGAGCCACAAGCGCTCAGGCAACAGGAAGCGGTCATGGACAAGGCCTCTGAAGAGCAGGAGCAGTCAGAGGCGCCTCGGAAACCAGGGACAA tcTGCAACGTGGATTCCATGCTGTTTTTCCCTAATGCTTCCACCGAGAACTTCGCCACATTCACGCCAGGTTTCCAGGCCGGCCTGCTTGAACTGAGCCTCTGCAGCTGGGTCAGCACCAGTGCCAACTACCTGGGCACCATCCTGTCCTATGCCACAGAGGATAATGACAATAAGCTGGTACTCCACGGCCGTGATGCTGCACCCCGAAACTCCATCCACTTTGTCATTGGCGACCCTGCTTTCCGGGAGCTGCCCGTGGGACGGATCCTGGATGGCAAGTGGCACCACATCTGCGTCATCTGGTCCTCCATCCAGGGGCGATACTGGTTCTATGTGGACAGGAGGTTGGCTTCCATGGGCTCCAAGTTCCAGAAGGGCTACGAGATTCCCCCCAAAGGGTCTCTTGTATTGGGTCAGGAGCAAGACACAATGGGTGGGGGGTTCGAACCCTCGGAGTCTTTTGTGGGCTACCTGGCCGGCCTTGCCATATGGGATCGAGCGCTCTCACCCGGAGAGGTCTCGGGCATCGCCATCGGAAGAGGCCTGCCCCGTGGCACGATCTTCACCCTGGCAAACGTCTCTGCCCTCCACGGAGCGATGCAGAAGGTGAACTGCACTTGCCTCGAACACTGCCTGTAA